In Methanosarcina barkeri MS, a single window of DNA contains:
- a CDS encoding cache domain-containing protein, whose translation MTASNSWGKTVVYTALILCLISFLLTIHAGYEYYSNNTDDKILEKTKVDAYNKASVVLENISSELNSTSLLTEGIAKELRSGELKNDSIIRQHILDKMKGNPNIYSIVIAYSPEYYGKLHSLHFKKNGSNILDSPILYDYTNNSEETTTWYNNAIKKKCGVWDQPYFGIADGTYLIDYSTPFYLAEFKNGSEVAGVVCASRSIEGIRTQIGSLDLGNTGYGFIFSEEGLIVSYPVQYYLLRNIHKLAKEDTELNLISENISKNMTGRVVENDRTGQSSWVFYKNILSTDWILGTALPQEEILLNKDIEQDRSIIQVMLLTFAFLFFLSLLFVSIFSYDDRSLWLLALVFSSLCILGMGIIWHFTLNESSIEVDENDNIVVFDMVDIETVMLKSDTNPKAFRIPTGVFIQSIEFSTSNDITMTGYVWQNISGLSAEKASPRFSFPESKESTVEKAYVDEDKNIVGWRFTTILRQQFDYSRYPFDEENIWIKFWNNTSEESVLIPDFDSYDSLAPEKLLGLENSLVLEGWKPQKTFFSYRINSYNTNFGVKDFKHKNLPELYFNVAIKRDLKSPFVSDLLPIIVVVILLFVVLLITTREEEKNQFGFKSSGVLTYCASLFFVLIVSHASLRAKIPTNCMIYLEYFYLILYLAILAVSLNSIVFASHINIPFIDTKDNLYMKVLYWPIIAGFLLMITLLNFY comes from the coding sequence ATGACTGCATCGAATAGTTGGGGAAAAACTGTAGTTTATACTGCATTAATACTCTGCCTGATCAGTTTTCTGTTGACAATACATGCTGGATATGAATATTATAGCAACAATACAGACGATAAAATTCTAGAAAAGACAAAGGTAGATGCGTACAACAAAGCTAGCGTTGTTTTGGAAAATATATCGAGCGAACTTAATTCGACGAGTCTCCTTACTGAAGGAATTGCAAAAGAATTGCGTTCTGGAGAACTGAAAAATGATTCCATTATCAGGCAGCATATCCTGGATAAAATGAAGGGAAATCCAAATATTTACAGCATTGTCATTGCGTATTCCCCTGAATATTATGGGAAACTTCATTCACTTCATTTCAAAAAGAATGGTTCAAATATCCTGGATTCTCCAATCCTGTACGACTATACGAATAATAGTGAAGAAACAACAACCTGGTATAATAATGCCATAAAAAAGAAGTGTGGAGTCTGGGACCAGCCTTATTTCGGGATCGCAGATGGTACTTATCTGATAGATTATTCAACTCCATTTTATCTTGCAGAATTCAAAAACGGGAGCGAAGTTGCAGGAGTTGTGTGTGCGAGCCGTTCTATTGAAGGAATAAGAACGCAGATAGGAAGCCTTGATCTTGGAAATACGGGTTATGGTTTTATCTTCTCTGAGGAAGGCTTAATCGTTTCCTATCCTGTTCAGTATTATCTACTCAGAAATATTCACAAACTGGCAAAAGAAGACACTGAACTTAACCTTATAAGCGAAAACATAAGCAAAAACATGACAGGCCGAGTTGTAGAAAATGATCGGACAGGGCAATCTTCCTGGGTATTTTACAAAAATATTCTTTCTACAGACTGGATACTGGGTACTGCCCTTCCTCAAGAAGAAATTTTGCTGAACAAAGATATAGAGCAGGATCGCTCTATTATTCAGGTCATGCTTTTAACTTTTGCTTTTTTATTCTTCCTGTCCCTGCTTTTTGTCTCCATTTTCAGTTATGACGATAGAAGTCTCTGGCTGTTGGCTCTTGTTTTTTCATCCCTCTGCATCCTGGGAATGGGCATCATCTGGCACTTTACTTTAAATGAATCGTCGATTGAAGTCGACGAGAATGATAATATTGTTGTTTTCGACATGGTAGATATTGAAACAGTAATGCTAAAATCCGATACAAACCCGAAAGCTTTCAGGATTCCCACGGGGGTCTTTATCCAGTCCATAGAGTTTTCGACTTCTAATGACATCACCATGACTGGGTATGTCTGGCAAAATATTTCAGGGCTGAGTGCTGAGAAGGCTTCGCCGAGATTTAGTTTCCCGGAATCAAAAGAAAGCACAGTTGAAAAGGCCTATGTGGATGAGGACAAGAATATCGTAGGTTGGCGTTTCACGACTATTTTGCGCCAGCAATTCGATTATTCCAGATATCCGTTTGACGAGGAAAATATATGGATTAAATTCTGGAACAACACTTCTGAAGAAAGTGTTCTGATCCCAGATTTTGATTCCTATGACAGCCTGGCTCCGGAAAAACTTCTCGGCCTAGAAAACTCTCTCGTGCTTGAAGGCTGGAAGCCACAAAAAACTTTTTTCAGTTACAGGATAAATTCCTATAATACCAATTTTGGGGTAAAAGATTTTAAACATAAGAACTTACCCGAGCTTTACTTCAATGTTGCTATCAAAAGAGACCTAAAGTCTCCATTTGTTTCCGACTTGCTGCCCATAATAGTAGTAGTCATCCTTCTGTTTGTGGTGCTTTTGATAACAACCAGGGAAGAAGAGAAAAATCAGTTTGGGTTTAAATCTTCGGGAGTCTTGACCTATTGTGCCTCTCTCTTTTTTGTCCTTATTGTTTCCCATGCCTCCCTCAGGGCTAAAATCCCTACGAATTGTATGATTTACCTTGAATATTTCTACCTTATACTGTATCTGGCAATTCTAGCTGTATCTCTGAATTCAATAGTATTTGCGTCCCATATAAATATCCCTTTTATTGATACAAAGGATAATCTGTATATGAAAGTGCTTTACTGGCCTATAATTGCGGGATTTCTGTTGATGATTACGCTCCTGAATTTCTATTGA
- a CDS encoding aminotransferase class V-fold PLP-dependent enzyme, giving the protein MHSPEKYLEVPLDFSPEKMNSSFAEFKQDYPEFETTHILDELRDLEYARLDWHDQIYLDYTGGGLYANSQLLKHMELLRCNVFGNPHSDNPTSIAMTKLVERARIKILSFFNASPDEYVAIFTPNATGALRLVGEAYPFEKGDRYLLTVDNHNSVNGIRVFAESKGSSVSYIPMISPELRVDEEKLEFYLDQARPERNNLFAYPAQSNFSGVQHPLDWIEKARKKNWDVLLDSAAFVPTNRLDLSQWHPDFVSISFYKIFGYPTGLGCLIVRKDALNKLKRPWFSGGTISIVSVQKENWYCLHQGAEAFEAFEDGTVNYLSIPALEIGLKHIEGIGVDVIHKRVMCLTGWLLDKMQALEYPNGQAMVKIHGPSGLERRGGTIAFNLYHADGTPFDCQTVQEAANKAGISLRTGCFCNPGDGEVSHNITRKEMASCFENLKPSSRYPYGSDCKNQESCLAVKTKMSSIRVSLGLVTNFSDVYRFMNFLQGLMHEPEIRVLKAEKVKRRVFLNRGP; this is encoded by the coding sequence ATGCATTCACCAGAGAAATATCTAGAAGTACCACTTGATTTCAGTCCCGAAAAAATGAATAGCTCTTTTGCAGAGTTCAAGCAGGATTATCCGGAGTTTGAAACAACGCACATTCTCGATGAGCTAAGGGACCTTGAATACGCACGCCTGGACTGGCATGATCAAATATATCTGGATTATACAGGTGGAGGGCTATACGCTAATAGTCAGCTCCTCAAACATATGGAATTGCTTCGATGCAATGTTTTTGGGAATCCTCATTCCGACAATCCGACTTCAATAGCTATGACAAAGCTTGTGGAGCGAGCCAGAATTAAAATATTAAGCTTTTTTAATGCGTCTCCTGATGAATATGTAGCTATTTTTACTCCCAATGCTACAGGTGCTCTCAGGTTAGTAGGAGAAGCCTATCCGTTCGAAAAAGGAGATAGGTATTTGTTAACCGTAGATAATCATAACTCCGTCAATGGCATTAGAGTTTTTGCAGAAAGTAAAGGATCTTCCGTAAGCTACATTCCTATGATTTCCCCTGAGCTGAGAGTGGATGAAGAAAAGCTGGAGTTTTATCTTGACCAGGCCAGACCTGAGAGAAACAACCTGTTTGCTTATCCAGCTCAATCCAACTTTTCGGGAGTACAGCATCCCCTGGACTGGATTGAGAAAGCCCGGAAAAAAAACTGGGATGTCTTGCTGGATTCTGCTGCCTTCGTACCTACTAACCGCCTTGACTTGAGTCAGTGGCACCCCGATTTTGTCTCAATTTCATTTTACAAAATTTTTGGCTACCCAACTGGTCTCGGCTGTCTTATTGTCCGAAAAGATGCTTTGAATAAACTAAAGAGGCCCTGGTTTTCCGGGGGTACTATCAGCATAGTTTCTGTCCAGAAAGAAAACTGGTATTGCCTTCATCAGGGCGCTGAAGCATTTGAGGCTTTTGAAGACGGCACTGTCAATTATCTCAGCATACCTGCCCTGGAAATAGGATTGAAGCACATCGAAGGGATTGGTGTGGATGTCATTCACAAAAGAGTGATGTGCCTTACTGGCTGGCTGCTGGATAAGATGCAGGCTCTGGAGTATCCCAATGGCCAGGCTATGGTAAAGATTCACGGCCCATCCGGACTTGAGAGGCGAGGAGGGACAATTGCTTTTAACCTCTACCATGCAGACGGAACGCCTTTTGATTGCCAGACAGTTCAGGAGGCTGCAAATAAAGCAGGCATCTCTTTAAGAACCGGCTGTTTCTGTAATCCTGGAGACGGTGAAGTAAGCCATAATATCACCAGAAAAGAAATGGCTTCATGCTTTGAGAATTTGAAACCTTCCAGCAGGTATCCCTATGGCTCAGATTGCAAGAACCAGGAATCCTGCCTTGCTGTAAAAACTAAAATGTCAAGCATACGTGTATCGCTTGGTCTTGTGACAAACTTCTCAGACGTCTATCGATTTATGAACTTCCTTCAAGGACTGATGCATGAACCGGAGATCAGAGTTCTAAAAGCAGAAAAGGTAAAGCGAAGAGTATTCCTGAACAGAGGACCATAA
- a CDS encoding transposase produces MYVDGDWSKKGWKKKFETLIGRDITVKEWKKMRYKSVYVIATKEKVILDFEVTDRLPTIEALIPLFVRIKNRFPEGKIQKIVSDEDKAIIVAVKSVFPEVAHSFCVFHQLKNVSKKYSDEFKYKENIPDNDKLVYDEICKLIHSDTVINSVVCFQNTLKLESNLELSKASHKAISYAKEIFEKNISFLKKEFTPETDNTMEQIFSLIGDIVDKVRSFKTDNGLTNFCCNLFAYFNKLCFRTGKWAVFSPLMRQDSSMDK; encoded by the coding sequence TTGTATGTCGATGGAGATTGGAGCAAGAAAGGATGGAAAAAGAAGTTTGAAACTCTGATCGGAAGAGATATTACAGTAAAAGAGTGGAAAAAGATGCGATATAAATCCGTTTACGTTATCGCCACAAAGGAAAAGGTAATTTTGGATTTTGAGGTAACCGACAGGTTACCAACAATTGAAGCTCTGATTCCTCTTTTCGTACGAATAAAAAACCGATTTCCAGAAGGCAAAATTCAAAAAATCGTTTCTGATGAAGATAAAGCAATTATTGTAGCTGTAAAAAGTGTTTTTCCTGAAGTGGCTCATTCTTTTTGTGTGTTTCATCAATTAAAAAACGTTAGCAAGAAATATAGTGATGAATTTAAATATAAAGAAAATATTCCAGATAATGATAAACTTGTTTACGATGAGATATGCAAGTTAATACATTCTGACACAGTCATCAATTCTGTTGTGTGTTTTCAAAATACCCTAAAATTGGAATCTAATCTGGAACTTTCAAAAGCGTCTCATAAAGCGATTTCTTATGCAAAAGAGATTTTCGAGAAGAACATAAGCTTTTTGAAAAAAGAATTTACACCTGAGACGGATAATACAATGGAACAGATATTTTCTTTGATAGGAGATATTGTAGACAAAGTAAGATCATTCAAAACTGATAATGGTCTAACTAATTTTTGTTGCAATTTATTTGCTTATTTTAATAAACTGTGTTTTCGCACTGGAAAATGGGCAGTATTTTCACCATTGATGAGGCAAGATTCCAGTATGGATAAATAA
- a CDS encoding RNA-directed DNA polymerase, whose translation MTREVKGKRETEKGEIMVKFNEDSLLWAKKSLMKQGDSDLFPTPFEIEAINDKWEFVRNKLLEKDMILNGRDLEVNTKYHWVGGRRAIAPKGRLSFRVATQLDPIDSVVLTSLIHQYGQKLENTRIPITKNKVFSYRFKPDTDGHLYDQNNSWINFWKFSLEYAQNLPDGYILVADISDFYNQVYHHTVENELDRASIPPEIKKLIIELLSKLTDRVSRGIPVGPHPSHLLSEISLNPIDHLLELNTYHHCRYSDDIHIFCKNEIQAQIALYDLVNYLDNNGRLVLQKSKTSIMPSKDFCKYAEEKIEDITTSDLEGEILRIIDKYSFGDRYAKIRYNTLSLQERALFTEENLEKIFVKYVDDKDPNFKRLRWLLRRLAQVGPPEGIPFLITNLKDLMPALEDICTYIISTENTYSGRWEELGDELILDLELPIVNHSEYLQMTLISLFSKISDLNHIDKLLSMYDKSSPTVRRKIVNAATKAHENYWLFSRRDQLRESGTWLRRSIILGASTFTVDERNAWLAKIIKDSNYTFLEQIVAQWVKNGGKI comes from the coding sequence ATGACTAGAGAAGTAAAGGGCAAGAGAGAAACTGAGAAAGGTGAAATAATGGTTAAATTTAACGAAGACTCTCTTCTATGGGCAAAAAAATCATTAATGAAGCAAGGTGATTCTGATCTTTTCCCAACGCCTTTTGAAATTGAAGCTATAAACGACAAGTGGGAATTCGTAAGAAATAAATTATTAGAAAAAGATATGATTTTAAATGGTCGTGATTTAGAAGTAAATACTAAATACCATTGGGTAGGGGGTAGAAGAGCAATTGCGCCAAAAGGAAGATTGTCCTTTAGAGTAGCCACCCAATTAGATCCAATTGATAGCGTGGTATTAACTTCTTTAATTCATCAATATGGTCAAAAACTTGAAAATACTAGGATACCAATTACTAAAAATAAGGTATTTAGCTACCGTTTTAAACCTGATACAGATGGACATCTGTATGATCAAAATAATTCTTGGATTAATTTCTGGAAATTTTCTTTAGAATATGCACAAAATCTGCCTGATGGATATATCTTGGTAGCTGATATTTCAGATTTTTATAATCAAGTATACCATCATACTGTTGAAAACGAATTAGATAGAGCAAGTATACCTCCTGAAATCAAAAAATTGATAATTGAATTGCTCAGCAAATTGACAGATCGGGTTTCAAGGGGTATTCCAGTTGGGCCACATCCTTCACATTTACTTTCAGAAATTTCATTGAACCCAATTGACCATTTACTTGAATTAAACACATATCACCACTGCCGATACAGTGACGACATACATATTTTTTGCAAAAATGAGATACAAGCACAGATTGCCCTATATGACTTAGTAAATTATCTAGATAACAACGGTAGGTTAGTTTTGCAAAAAAGTAAAACCTCAATTATGCCTTCTAAAGATTTTTGCAAATATGCAGAAGAGAAAATAGAAGATATAACTACAAGCGATTTAGAAGGAGAAATATTGAGAATTATAGACAAATATTCATTTGGAGATCGTTATGCTAAAATAAGATATAATACTCTGAGTCTCCAAGAAAGAGCTTTATTCACAGAAGAGAACTTAGAAAAGATCTTTGTAAAATATGTCGATGATAAAGATCCTAATTTTAAGCGTCTTAGATGGTTACTCCGAAGATTAGCACAAGTAGGACCACCTGAAGGAATTCCTTTTTTAATTACAAATCTTAAAGATTTAATGCCAGCGTTAGAGGACATTTGCACCTATATTATATCAACCGAAAATACATACTCTGGTCGATGGGAAGAGTTAGGTGATGAATTGATCTTAGATCTTGAGTTACCAATAGTTAACCACAGTGAATATTTGCAAATGACACTGATAAGTCTTTTTAGTAAAATTTCAGATTTGAATCATATAGATAAATTATTGTCTATGTATGATAAGAGCTCACCAACTGTTAGAAGAAAAATAGTAAACGCAGCTACAAAAGCCCATGAAAATTATTGGTTATTTAGTAGGAGAGATCAATTAAGAGAATCAGGAACTTGGTTGAGGCGGTCAATAATCCTAGGAGCTTCAACATTTACCGTTGATGAAAGAAATGCGTGGTTAGCAAAAATTATAAAAGATTCGAATTATACATTTTTAGAACAAATTGTTGCTCAATGGGTTAAAAATGGAGGTAAGATATAA
- a CDS encoding YkgJ family cysteine cluster protein: MKKESLRGLVMDRRQRFKKHDLLLSKTQSILKHYSCPESCNASCCKHHIIDFHRKEYEKILKNVDKESANILKSNVVKSELEGCYKAINAVEQCPLLVNSKCRIYDNRSEACKTFPFVIFQDDEAGFGLTLLLCPMSVNIIHDYAQWYKSVNLTMYNQLISMYEQYKNIDKNNDFCIQMKEQNLDSFIEFLERK; this comes from the coding sequence GTGAAAAAAGAAAGTTTACGAGGCTTAGTCATGGATCGAAGACAACGTTTTAAAAAACACGACTTGTTACTCTCAAAAACTCAAAGCATACTTAAACATTATAGCTGTCCTGAATCATGTAATGCGAGTTGCTGCAAACATCATATTATTGATTTTCATAGAAAAGAATATGAAAAAATTTTAAAAAATGTAGATAAAGAAAGTGCGAATATTTTAAAATCGAATGTGGTAAAATCAGAGTTAGAAGGATGTTATAAAGCAATAAATGCCGTCGAACAGTGCCCATTACTGGTAAATTCAAAATGTAGAATATACGATAACAGGTCGGAAGCATGTAAAACTTTTCCTTTTGTAATATTTCAGGATGATGAAGCCGGATTTGGTTTAACGTTGTTATTGTGTCCGATGTCTGTTAACATAATTCACGATTATGCACAATGGTATAAATCAGTAAACTTAACAATGTATAATCAATTAATTTCCATGTACGAACAGTATAAAAACATAGACAAAAATAATGATTTTTGTATTCAAATGAAAGAGCAAAATTTAGATTCTTTCATAGAATTTCTTGAAAGGAAGTAA
- a CDS encoding aldolase has protein sequence MWQEIAKYGRKLVEHGLVESNFGNISSRAGDRMLITRTGAALDEITENNVVEVDVWDTSSLDIIASSETVVHREIYRQTSALAIIHAHAPYAVVESLLAGPEGRISPVDSEGQYFLGEIPVVGGGIGSCELAGNLANALSRHRGAIVYSHGTFAIGRTLGDAYIVTTQLEHSCKVKYLYERAKTERESK, from the coding sequence ATGTGGCAGGAAATTGCAAAATATGGGCGCAAGCTAGTTGAACACGGGCTTGTCGAATCTAACTTTGGAAATATCAGCAGCAGGGCTGGCGACAGGATGCTTATCACCCGGACAGGTGCCGCACTTGACGAAATCACAGAGAATAACGTTGTTGAAGTTGATGTTTGGGACACTTCTTCCCTTGATATAATTGCATCTTCCGAAACTGTCGTACACCGGGAAATTTACAGGCAGACCTCAGCACTTGCAATCATTCACGCTCATGCTCCCTATGCGGTTGTTGAGTCCCTGCTCGCAGGCCCTGAAGGAAGAATTTCACCTGTAGATAGTGAAGGACAGTACTTCCTTGGTGAGATCCCGGTCGTCGGAGGAGGGATAGGTAGTTGCGAGCTTGCAGGAAATCTTGCAAATGCGCTCTCAAGGCATAGAGGCGCTATAGTTTACAGTCACGGAACTTTTGCAATCGGGAGAACGCTTGGAGACGCCTATATAGTGACTACGCAGCTTGAGCATTCCTGCAAAGTTAAGTACCTGTACGAGCGTGCGAAAACAGAAAGGGAAAGTAAATAA
- a CDS encoding CDP-alcohol phosphatidyltransferase family protein — translation MTFNTLRPFASKFIDPLADYFVRYEVSPNTVSIASLICAFFAGLSFYYSPASREFILLAGILVILNSIFDALDGIIARKSNRATPRGDFLDHVIDRYSDVFIICSIFFAGYVSWQLGVTAIVGVLLTSYLGTQAQALSLGRYYGGIMGRADRLVVIIFASFGNFAFPVPIAGFSILGWAVILIAVTSHITAIQRIYYIWKELQ, via the coding sequence ATGACGTTTAACACCTTGAGACCTTTTGCCTCAAAATTTATCGATCCACTGGCAGACTATTTCGTCAGATATGAGGTCTCACCCAACACGGTTTCCATAGCTTCCCTTATATGTGCATTCTTTGCAGGACTGAGTTTTTATTACTCACCTGCGTCTAGGGAATTTATCCTGCTGGCAGGCATCCTGGTAATACTTAACTCTATTTTTGACGCCCTTGACGGAATAATTGCAAGGAAATCAAATAGGGCAACTCCAAGAGGTGACTTTCTGGATCACGTGATTGACCGTTACTCGGATGTTTTTATAATATGTAGCATCTTTTTTGCAGGTTATGTCTCCTGGCAGTTAGGAGTTACGGCAATTGTAGGTGTGCTGCTTACCAGCTATCTAGGGACCCAGGCCCAGGCACTTAGCCTTGGAAGATACTATGGTGGGATAATGGGCAGGGCTGACCGACTTGTAGTTATAATTTTTGCGTCTTTCGGCAACTTTGCCTTTCCAGTGCCAATTGCAGGTTTTTCAATTCTTGGCTGGGCCGTCATCCTGATTGCTGTAACCAGCCACATAACAGCAATCCAGAGAATCTACTATATATGGAAAGAGCTGCAGTAA